One window of the Mytilus galloprovincialis chromosome 14, xbMytGall1.hap1.1, whole genome shotgun sequence genome contains the following:
- the LOC143059303 gene encoding putative oxidoreductase YtbE: MSNLSVGVSNFNIHHLEGLGNAGLPTPSVNQIELHPWLQPREIIDYCKKYNITVMGYSPLVKSKMLKNQQICDLAKRYNKTTAQILIRWSVQHGYITIPKSSKPNRIKENMQVFDWTLSEDDMDYLDQNNVEEIRCGWDAINSEWHG, translated from the exons ATGAGCAATCT GTCTGTTGGGGTTTCCAATTTCAACATTCACCACTTAGAAGGTCTTGGAAATGCAGGATTACCAACTCCATCAGTAAATCAGATTGAACTCCATCCATGGCTTCagccaagggagataattgattATTGTAAAAAGTATAACATAACTGTCATGGGTTATTCCCCTTTAGTGAAAAGCAAAATGTTGAAGAATCAACAAATATGTGATCTTGCAAAAAG GTACAATAAGACAACTGCTCAGATTTTAATACGATGGAGTGTTCAACATGGATATATTACCATACCAAAGTCTTCCAAACCTAACAGAATCAAAGAAAATATGCAAGTTTTTGATTGGACGTTGAGTGAAGATGACATGGATTATCTT GATCAAAATAATGTTGAAGAGATAAGGTGTGGTTGGGATGCAATCAACTCAGAATGGCATGGATGA